A window from Pyrococcus yayanosii CH1 encodes these proteins:
- a CDS encoding biotin transporter BioY, which translates to MGLPVFANFSGGISHVLGPTGGYILAFPVAALIAGIFYEKSLPWRFLGTIIGLAVIYLLGWLRLGLFFGDFGKAFAVGVVPFILLDIVKAAVAVAIAQAIRRRAGHSL; encoded by the coding sequence TTGGGGCTCCCCGTTTTCGCGAACTTCTCGGGTGGCATCTCCCATGTCCTCGGGCCAACGGGCGGCTACATCCTAGCCTTTCCAGTCGCGGCCCTTATAGCAGGTATCTTCTATGAGAAAAGCCTACCATGGAGGTTTCTTGGGACCATCATCGGGCTCGCCGTCATATACCTTCTCGGCTGGCTGAGGCTGGGCCTCTTTTTCGGAGATTTCGGAAAGGCCTTTGCCGTCGGCGTGGTTCCATTCATCCTCCTTGACATCGTAAAAGCTGCCGTCGCGGTCGCCATTGCCCAAGCTATTAGAAGACGTGCAGGGCACTCGCTTTAA
- the cas6 gene encoding CRISPR-associated endoribonuclease Cas6: protein MRLKLSLLSKNGRVKQVNKHAVQGFIYNMLKGSPYEKRHDEPKFKFFTFSDFFVDSKGRLSLLISSPDKEFINTLHESIRARDWIHIGQYEFEVLDVKKFSLKLRNRFQTGSPIVLYKDKDRGEYFKLHYHRDLGFFLWRLKENAIKKYEAFYGEPFVFEGPIFDRLIPKVRRNGKLDVYVKVVKNGTSFVVIGSNWELLEKERIKAEERKFYRFIMDAGLGEKNSLGFGFINPIRR from the coding sequence ATGAGGTTGAAACTCTCCCTACTGAGTAAAAACGGGAGAGTCAAACAGGTTAATAAACATGCCGTTCAAGGGTTCATATACAACATGCTAAAGGGTTCCCCCTATGAAAAGAGGCATGACGAGCCAAAATTCAAATTTTTCACGTTTTCAGACTTCTTCGTGGATTCAAAGGGGAGGCTCTCTCTACTGATATCCTCACCAGACAAGGAATTCATCAACACTCTCCACGAGAGCATCAGGGCCAGAGATTGGATACACATTGGCCAGTACGAGTTCGAGGTTCTGGATGTCAAGAAGTTCTCTCTCAAGCTTAGAAACAGGTTTCAAACCGGCTCCCCCATAGTCCTTTACAAGGACAAGGATAGAGGAGAGTACTTTAAGCTACATTACCACCGAGACTTGGGCTTTTTCTTATGGAGATTAAAGGAGAACGCCATAAAAAAGTATGAGGCCTTCTATGGCGAACCATTTGTATTTGAAGGGCCAATCTTCGACAGGCTAATACCAAAAGTCAGGCGAAACGGTAAGTTGGATGTCTATGTAAAGGTGGTCAAGAATGGGACATCCTTTGTCGTTATAGGTTCCAACTGGGAGCTTCTTGAAAAAGAGAGAATAAAGGCAGAAGAACGGAAGTTTTACAGGTTCATAATGGATGCCGGCCTGGGGGAGAAGAACAGCCTTGGTTTTGGGTTCATTAATCCCATCAGGAGGTGA